A region of Mycolicibacterium brumae DNA encodes the following proteins:
- a CDS encoding ferritin-like domain-containing protein, whose translation MTTRDKYTEIPDPYSMEIPSVGDARFTWEYDDGRGRLLSLYQKGKDKQWDAQSRINWGQDVDPMNPVGLPDMFHPLFGSPAWEAADEARRSEMRQHSQAWQFSQFLHGEQGAMVCAAKIVEVVPDLDAKFYAATQTMDEARHVETFSKFLQDKVGLVYPINSNLTALLDDTLNDSRWDMPYLGMQVLIEGLALAAFGVLRDLAAPDSLAKSVLAYVMQDEARHVAFGRISLKDYYSALTDVERGEREEFVVDACYLMRDRFRGEEVFETLGLNVKECSEWVDNSPVMIQFRSHLFSRIVPIVKDIGLWGPKVQAAFTDMGVLDMAAFDIDALMKADEDQAEALDKANAEMADRVAEVDQVIAALRVRVS comes from the coding sequence ATGACCACCAGGGACAAGTACACCGAAATCCCGGACCCGTACTCGATGGAGATCCCCAGCGTCGGTGACGCGCGGTTCACCTGGGAGTACGACGACGGCCGCGGGCGGCTGCTCTCGCTGTACCAGAAGGGCAAGGACAAACAGTGGGACGCCCAGTCGCGGATCAACTGGGGCCAGGACGTCGACCCGATGAACCCGGTCGGGCTGCCCGACATGTTCCACCCGCTGTTCGGCAGCCCGGCGTGGGAAGCCGCCGACGAAGCCCGACGCTCCGAGATGCGCCAGCACTCCCAGGCCTGGCAGTTCTCCCAATTCCTGCACGGCGAGCAGGGCGCGATGGTGTGCGCCGCCAAGATCGTCGAGGTGGTCCCGGACCTGGACGCCAAGTTCTACGCGGCCACCCAGACCATGGACGAGGCTCGCCACGTCGAGACGTTCTCCAAGTTCCTGCAGGACAAGGTCGGGCTGGTGTACCCGATCAATTCGAACCTGACCGCGCTGCTCGACGACACCCTCAACGATTCCCGTTGGGACATGCCCTATCTCGGCATGCAGGTGCTCATCGAAGGGCTCGCGCTGGCCGCCTTCGGAGTGCTGCGAGACCTGGCCGCCCCGGACTCGCTGGCCAAGAGCGTGCTGGCCTACGTCATGCAGGACGAGGCCCGCCACGTCGCGTTCGGTCGAATCTCGTTGAAGGACTACTACTCTGCGCTCACCGACGTCGAGCGCGGCGAGCGGGAGGAGTTCGTCGTCGACGCCTGCTACCTGATGCGTGACCGGTTCCGCGGTGAGGAGGTGTTCGAGACCCTCGGCCTGAACGTCAAGGAATGTTCGGAGTGGGTGGACAACTCACCGGTGATGATCCAGTTCCGCTCGCACCTGTTCAGCCGAATCGTGCCGATCGTCAAAGACATCGGGCTGTGGGGGCCCAAGGTGCAGGCCGCGTTCACCGACATGGGTGTGCTCGACATGGCAGCCTTCGACATCGATGCGCTGATGAAAGCCGACGAGGATCAGGCCGAGGCGCTGGACAAGGCGAACGCCGAAATGGCCGACCGTGTAGCCGAAGTCGACCAGGTGATCGCCGCCCTGCGTGTCAGGGTGAGTTGA
- a CDS encoding anti-sigma-D factor RsdA: MPEPESLDDIARTDGLLDALAAERRIVANDAADIELINLLSGWRDDVRLHSHDDVVTESEAVAALREGLAQQNRQKPRHGLRLVGSLAAAMMVLGGFGAVIHGAGPGDSLYGLRSAIFGEAQSVRDDKVALAAQTEMAQVRQLIDDGQWEQAQEKLEVLSTQVASVGDQTVKQDLQQEWDQLSVKVENRDPQATVAPTSSTEVLSDTTTSETSASETSATESSTTETSPSETSATEPSSTEPSSTETSSTETSPSETTEPTSAEPTTTQPSSTQPSATTTVESSAAATSTAAPTSSAHVTSTVAATSSQERAVVEPAAPEDAAEQAPAEEVVPSEVVETPGAEPTDAQG; this comes from the coding sequence ATGCCTGAGCCGGAGAGCTTGGATGACATCGCCCGCACCGACGGGTTGCTCGACGCGCTGGCCGCCGAGCGGCGGATCGTCGCCAATGACGCCGCCGACATCGAACTGATCAACCTGCTGTCGGGCTGGCGCGATGACGTCCGGCTGCACAGCCACGACGACGTCGTCACCGAGAGCGAGGCCGTCGCCGCCCTGCGCGAGGGCCTGGCCCAGCAGAACCGGCAGAAGCCGCGGCACGGGTTGCGGCTGGTCGGATCGCTGGCCGCGGCGATGATGGTGCTCGGTGGTTTCGGCGCGGTGATCCACGGCGCCGGACCCGGCGACAGCCTCTACGGGCTGCGCAGCGCGATCTTCGGCGAGGCGCAGTCGGTGCGCGACGACAAGGTCGCCCTGGCCGCCCAGACCGAGATGGCGCAGGTGCGCCAGCTCATCGACGACGGCCAGTGGGAACAGGCGCAGGAGAAGCTCGAGGTGCTCAGCACCCAGGTCGCCTCCGTCGGCGACCAGACCGTCAAGCAGGATCTGCAGCAGGAGTGGGATCAGCTGAGCGTCAAGGTGGAGAACCGCGACCCGCAGGCCACCGTGGCGCCGACCAGCAGCACCGAGGTGCTCAGCGACACCACGACCTCGGAGACGTCGGCCTCGGAGACCTCGGCCACCGAGTCGTCGACGACCGAGACGTCGCCGTCGGAAACCTCGGCCACCGAGCCTTCGAGCACGGAGCCGTCGTCCACCGAGACCTCGTCCACCGAGACCTCGCCGTCGGAGACGACGGAGCCCACCTCGGCGGAGCCGACGACCACACAGCCTTCGAGCACGCAGCCGTCGGCGACCACGACCGTGGAGTCCAGCGCCGCGGCGACCAGCACGGCGGCGCCGACCAGTTCGGCGCACGTCACCAGCACGGTCGCGGCGACGTCGTCGCAGGAGCGCGCGGTGGTGGAGCCGGCCGCGCCGGAAGACGCGGCGGAGCAGGCGCCGGCCGAAGAAGTCGTGCCGTCGGAGGTCGTCGAGACCCCGGGCGCGGAGCCAACCGACGCGCAGGGCTGA
- a CDS encoding HNH endonuclease signature motif containing protein — protein sequence MYQVEAHTPQELRSLGDAALIDAIAVSARAAAAVEAHHLAAIAELTRRRLGAEQHPSWGCDDWDAAAAEISCALTVKHGRAMVLMERAIALAEVLPKVGALFLAGQITALTAMSVVSRTRLVNDPAARAQVDSAIAAKITGWGPLSKQKLEAALDTVVAAIDPDAKYRSRSTVAGREINIGDPRADGTDLRTIWGRLSVADAALLDEALNAMARGVCEDDPRTLAQRRADAMGALAAHLDHLACACEDPDCSAKTGGHPATRVVIHVVTNAAIAPAKTRTTAQAGESPEPEVAAPEVAAPEVAEGPGSHPASPAPSPPQEPSPVPVAFIAGRVGGLISTEALAALIALGATVRTVTTPKQGLQPRYRPSTALDEFIRTRDLTCRFPGCDKPAVRADIDHGHPWGDGGHTHPSSLLTRCRLHHLLKTFWDGWSETQHPDGTLDITTPTGHTYTTKPFASVMFPGWDTNTGVAPPPGKPRRKRGPGHTLMMPTRKHPRAQTRARRVERERALNHAALDAEEAAARAAAVAANRPPPPGRNDPPPF from the coding sequence ATGTATCAGGTTGAGGCCCACACACCGCAGGAGCTCCGCTCCCTCGGTGATGCGGCCTTGATCGACGCGATCGCGGTTTCGGCGCGTGCCGCCGCGGCGGTGGAGGCCCATCACTTGGCGGCGATCGCCGAGCTGACGCGCCGGCGGCTGGGCGCCGAGCAGCATCCGAGTTGGGGCTGTGATGACTGGGACGCCGCGGCCGCCGAGATCAGCTGCGCGTTGACGGTCAAGCACGGTCGGGCCATGGTGTTGATGGAACGCGCGATCGCGCTGGCGGAGGTGTTGCCGAAGGTCGGGGCGCTGTTTCTGGCCGGACAGATCACCGCGTTGACGGCGATGAGCGTGGTGTCGCGGACCCGCCTGGTCAACGACCCGGCTGCGCGGGCGCAGGTGGACTCGGCGATCGCGGCGAAGATCACCGGCTGGGGCCCACTGTCGAAGCAGAAACTCGAAGCCGCCCTCGACACGGTCGTCGCCGCGATCGACCCCGACGCGAAATACCGCTCCCGCTCCACGGTGGCGGGCCGGGAGATCAATATCGGCGACCCCCGCGCCGACGGGACGGACCTCAGGACCATCTGGGGCCGATTGAGCGTGGCCGACGCCGCGCTGCTCGATGAAGCCCTCAACGCGATGGCCCGCGGTGTGTGCGAGGACGACCCACGGACGTTGGCGCAGCGCCGCGCCGACGCGATGGGCGCCTTGGCGGCGCATCTGGATCATCTGGCGTGCGCGTGTGAGGACCCCGACTGCTCGGCCAAGACCGGGGGCCACCCCGCGACGCGGGTGGTGATCCACGTGGTCACCAACGCCGCCATCGCGCCCGCGAAGACGAGGACCACCGCGCAGGCCGGCGAGAGCCCCGAGCCCGAGGTGGCCGCGCCGGAGGTGGCCGCGCCGGAGGTGGCCGAGGGGCCGGGATCGCACCCGGCCTCGCCTGCCCCGTCCCCGCCGCAGGAGCCTTCCCCGGTTCCGGTGGCGTTCATCGCGGGTCGCGTGGGTGGGTTGATCTCCACCGAGGCATTGGCCGCGCTGATCGCCCTGGGCGCCACGGTCCGCACCGTCACCACCCCCAAGCAGGGCCTGCAGCCCCGGTACCGGCCCTCGACGGCACTGGATGAGTTCATCCGGACCCGGGATCTCACCTGCCGGTTCCCCGGCTGCGACAAGCCCGCCGTGCGCGCCGACATCGACCACGGCCACCCCTGGGGCGATGGTGGGCACACCCACCCCAGTTCCCTGCTCACCCGCTGCCGACTGCACCATCTACTCAAGACGTTCTGGGACGGCTGGTCCGAAACGCAGCATCCCGACGGCACGCTGGACATCACCACCCCCACTGGCCACACCTACACCACCAAACCGTTCGCCAGCGTGATGTTCCCGGGGTGGGACACCAACACCGGAGTCGCCCCGCCGCCGGGCAAACCGCGCCGAAAACGCGGACCCGGGCACACCCTGATGATGCCCACCCGAAAACACCCCCGGGCACAGACCCGAGCCCGACGCGTTGAGCGCGAACGCGCGCTCAACCACGCCGCCCTCGACGCCGAAGAGGCCGCCGCGCGAGCAGCCGCCGTCGCGGCCAACCGGCCCCCACCACCCGGCCGCAACGACCCACCACCCTTCTGA
- a CDS encoding IS3 family transposase (programmed frameshift), producing the protein MDSTHPRSDGPQRRRTFSPADKLAHLVAYEQACETNDGGAYLRREGLYSSLISEWRKQRDAGVLEGKPAGAKVGRLTAEQAEIARLKRELDKTTKRLATTEAALDIMGKAHALLESLSESGGAADQADQALMDTWTALRGLHVTTRAAAVLTGMHRSTALRRAAPAPAGPARAPAAPVNKLSAAECARVVEVLNSARFVDAAPIQVWATLLDEDTYLCSVSTMYRLLNENKQVKERRRLARHRKAVCPELVATAPRQVYSWDITKLRGPAKGLYYDAYVMIDIYSRYIVGVHVHARECGVLAKEMMEQIFGTYGIPHVVHADRGTSMTSNTVAGLLCDLGVTRSHSRPKVSNDNPYSESWFKTLKYAPTFPDRFESIHHARDFMDEFVDWYNHEHRHSGIGLHTPADVFYGLAAEKDTQRRIVLAEARARHRHRFSQDRAPKIIDLPETAAINPPKPAEPEDQTTAA; encoded by the exons ATGGATTCCACGCATCCGCGCTCGGATGGGCCGCAGCGGCGGCGCACGTTCAGCCCGGCCGACAAGCTGGCGCATCTGGTGGCCTACGAGCAGGCCTGTGAAACCAATGATGGTGGCGCCTACCTGCGCCGTGAGGGCTTGTACTCGTCGCTGATCAGCGAGTGGCGCAAGCAGCGCGACGCCGGGGTGTTGGAGGGCAAACCGGCCGGTGCCAAGGTCGGGCGGCTGACCGCCGAGCAGGCTGAGATCGCCCGCCTCAAGCGCGAACTCGACAAGACCACCAAGCGGCTGGCCACCACCGAAGCCGCCCTGGACATCATGGGAAAAGCACACGCGCTCTTGGAAAGTCTCTCCGAGAGCG GCGGAGCCGCCGACCAAGCCGACCAAGCGCTGATGGACACCTGGACCGCTCTGCGCGGCCTGCATGTCACGACCCGGGCTGCGGCGGTGTTGACCGGGATGCACCGCTCGACCGCGCTGCGGCGGGCCGCACCCGCGCCGGCCGGGCCGGCGCGGGCGCCCGCGGCGCCGGTCAACAAGCTGTCCGCCGCCGAGTGCGCTCGGGTGGTGGAGGTGCTCAACAGTGCCCGGTTCGTCGATGCCGCCCCGATCCAGGTGTGGGCCACGTTGCTCGATGAGGACACTTACCTGTGCTCGGTGTCGACGATGTATCGCCTGCTGAACGAGAACAAGCAGGTCAAGGAGCGGCGCCGGCTGGCCCGGCACCGCAAGGCGGTCTGCCCGGAGTTGGTGGCCACCGCGCCCCGGCAGGTGTACTCCTGGGACATCACCAAGCTGCGCGGCCCGGCCAAGGGCCTCTACTACGACGCCTACGTGATGATCGACATCTACTCGCGTTACATCGTCGGGGTGCACGTGCACGCCCGCGAATGCGGTGTGCTGGCCAAAGAGATGATGGAGCAGATCTTCGGAACCTACGGCATCCCACACGTCGTGCACGCCGACCGGGGCACCTCGATGACGAGCAACACCGTCGCCGGCCTGCTCTGCGATCTGGGGGTGACCCGCTCGCATTCGCGGCCCAAGGTTTCCAATGACAACCCCTACAGCGAGTCGTGGTTCAAGACCCTCAAGTACGCGCCGACGTTTCCGGACCGGTTCGAATCCATCCATCACGCAAGGGATTTCATGGATGAGTTCGTGGACTGGTACAACCACGAGCATCGGCACAGCGGCATCGGCCTGCACACCCCCGCCGACGTCTTCTACGGCCTCGCCGCCGAGAAAGACACCCAGCGGCGGATTGTGCTCGCCGAGGCCCGAGCACGCCACCGGCACCGCTTCAGCCAAGACCGCGCACCCAAGATCATCGACCTACCCGAGACCGCCGCGATCAACCCACCCAAACCAGCCGAACCGGAGGACCAGACGACAGCTGCCTAA
- the groL gene encoding chaperonin GroEL (60 kDa chaperone family; promotes refolding of misfolded polypeptides especially under stressful conditions; forms two stacked rings of heptamers to form a barrel-shaped 14mer; ends can be capped by GroES; misfolded proteins enter the barrel where they are refolded when GroES binds), with protein sequence MSKQIEFNEKARRAMEAGVDRLADAVRVTLGPRGRHVVLAKAYGGPVVTNDGVTIAREIDLEDPFENLGAQLVKSVATKTNDVAGDGTTTATVLAQALVKAGLRNVAAGANPIALGQGIGKAADAVSEALLSAAHPVDGKNDIAQIATVSSRDEEVGELVGEAMTKVGTDGVVTIEESSTLDTYLEVTDGVGFEKGFISAYFVTDFDLQEAVLEDALILLHRDKVSSLPDLLPVLEKVAESGKPLLIIAEDVEGEALSTLVVNAIRKTLKAVAVKAPFFGDRRKAFLEDLAIVTGGQVVNPEVGLTLREAGLDVLGSARRVVVSKDSTVIVDGGGSKEAIADRSRVLRAEIEEASSDWDREKLQERLAKLAGGIAVIKVGAATETALKERKHRVEDAVSAAKAAVEEGVIPGGGSALAQTRAALADLRSGLSGDEAIGVDVFEAAITAPLFWIASNAGLDGSVVVNKVSELPAGQGFNAATLNYGDLVADGIIDPVKVTRNAVLNAASVARMILTTETAVVDKPAEEEEGHDHHGHAH encoded by the coding sequence TTGAGCAAGCAGATTGAGTTCAACGAAAAGGCGCGTCGCGCCATGGAGGCCGGCGTCGACCGGCTCGCCGACGCGGTCCGGGTCACCCTGGGTCCGCGCGGCCGCCACGTCGTGCTCGCCAAGGCGTACGGCGGACCCGTCGTCACCAACGACGGCGTGACCATCGCGCGTGAGATCGACCTGGAGGATCCGTTCGAGAACCTCGGCGCGCAGCTGGTGAAGTCGGTGGCCACCAAGACCAACGACGTCGCCGGCGACGGCACCACCACCGCAACGGTTTTGGCGCAGGCGCTGGTGAAGGCCGGGCTGCGCAACGTGGCCGCCGGCGCCAACCCGATCGCGCTCGGCCAGGGCATCGGCAAGGCCGCCGACGCGGTCTCCGAAGCGCTGCTGTCCGCCGCGCACCCGGTCGACGGCAAGAACGACATCGCCCAGATCGCCACCGTCTCCTCGCGTGACGAAGAGGTCGGCGAACTGGTCGGCGAGGCGATGACCAAGGTCGGCACCGACGGTGTGGTCACCATCGAGGAGTCCTCCACGCTGGACACCTACCTGGAGGTCACCGACGGCGTCGGCTTCGAAAAGGGCTTCATCTCCGCCTACTTCGTCACCGACTTCGATCTGCAGGAGGCCGTCTTGGAGGACGCGCTGATCCTGCTGCACCGCGACAAGGTCAGCTCGCTGCCGGACCTGCTGCCGGTGCTGGAGAAGGTTGCCGAGTCGGGCAAGCCGTTGCTGATCATCGCCGAGGACGTAGAGGGCGAAGCGCTGTCGACGCTCGTCGTCAACGCCATCCGCAAGACGCTCAAGGCCGTCGCCGTCAAGGCGCCGTTCTTCGGCGATCGCCGCAAGGCGTTCCTGGAGGACCTGGCCATCGTCACCGGCGGCCAGGTCGTCAACCCCGAGGTGGGCCTGACGCTGCGCGAGGCGGGCCTGGACGTGCTGGGCTCGGCGCGACGCGTGGTGGTCAGCAAGGACTCCACCGTCATCGTCGACGGCGGCGGCAGCAAGGAAGCCATCGCCGACCGGTCGCGCGTGCTGCGCGCCGAGATCGAAGAGGCCAGCTCCGACTGGGACCGCGAGAAGCTGCAGGAGCGCCTCGCCAAGCTGGCCGGCGGCATTGCGGTGATCAAGGTCGGCGCCGCCACCGAGACCGCGCTCAAGGAGCGCAAGCACCGCGTCGAGGACGCGGTGTCGGCGGCCAAGGCCGCGGTTGAGGAGGGCGTCATCCCCGGTGGCGGTTCGGCGCTCGCGCAGACCCGCGCGGCGCTGGCGGACCTGCGCTCCGGGCTGTCCGGCGACGAGGCGATCGGCGTCGACGTGTTCGAAGCCGCCATCACCGCCCCGCTGTTCTGGATCGCCAGTAACGCCGGCCTGGACGGCTCGGTCGTGGTCAACAAGGTCAGCGAACTGCCCGCCGGGCAGGGCTTCAACGCCGCCACGCTGAACTACGGCGACCTGGTCGCCGACGGCATCATCGACCCGGTGAAGGTCACCCGCAACGCGGTGCTCAACGCCGCGTCGGTGGCCCGGATGATCCTCACCACCGAAACGGCGGTCGTGGACAAGCCCGCCGAAGAGGAAGAGGGCCACGACCACCACGGTCACGCTCACTAG
- a CDS encoding DUF5319 domain-containing protein, with amino-acid sequence MRDYLPPGLPPDPFADDPVDPTSALEALEPGEPLDAHERSAVEADLADLAVYEALLAHRGIRGLVVCCDDCQADHYHDWDMLRANLLQLLADGTVRPHEPAFDPEPDAYVTWDYCRGYADASLNGATSDSDGYRR; translated from the coding sequence GTGCGCGACTACCTCCCCCCGGGCCTGCCGCCCGATCCGTTCGCGGACGATCCGGTCGATCCGACGTCGGCGCTGGAGGCTCTGGAGCCCGGCGAGCCGCTGGACGCCCACGAACGTTCGGCGGTCGAGGCCGACCTCGCCGACCTCGCCGTCTACGAAGCGCTGCTGGCGCACCGCGGGATCCGCGGGCTCGTGGTCTGCTGCGACGACTGCCAGGCCGACCACTACCACGACTGGGACATGCTGCGCGCGAACCTGCTGCAGCTGCTGGCCGACGGCACCGTCCGCCCGCACGAGCCGGCGTTCGATCCGGAACCCGACGCCTACGTCACCTGGGATTACTGCCGCGGCTACGCCGACGCGTCGCTGAACGGCGCCACCTCGGACTCCGACGGCTACCGCCGCTGA
- the ddaH gene encoding dimethylargininase produces MFSRHALVRTPSPRLAEGITTHIERSPVDVELAYQQWQGYVAALNEAGWVTHQVDPAPDCPDSVFVEDTMVVYDDLAVISRPGAKSRRPETEAAEEAVRAQGYRIAHIEKPGTLDGGDVLKHGGTVWVGIGGRTNEEGVEQLRAHLEPMGAEVIGVPLTKVLHLKSAVTALPDGTVIGYPPLVDDPGVWGEKFLAVTEEPGSHVVLLADDLLLMSSSAPLTAEMLRAAGYRVVTVDISEYEKLEGCVTCLSVRLRGRPSD; encoded by the coding sequence GTGTTCTCCCGTCACGCCCTGGTCCGCACCCCGTCTCCTCGCCTGGCCGAAGGCATCACCACCCACATCGAGCGCTCCCCCGTCGACGTCGAATTGGCCTACCAGCAGTGGCAGGGCTACGTCGCCGCGCTGAACGAGGCCGGATGGGTGACCCACCAGGTCGATCCCGCGCCGGATTGCCCGGACTCGGTGTTCGTCGAGGACACCATGGTGGTCTACGACGACCTGGCGGTGATCTCCCGTCCGGGGGCCAAATCCCGCCGACCCGAAACCGAGGCCGCCGAGGAGGCGGTGCGCGCCCAGGGTTACCGGATCGCGCACATCGAGAAGCCGGGCACCCTCGACGGCGGCGACGTGCTCAAGCACGGCGGAACCGTGTGGGTCGGCATCGGCGGCCGGACCAACGAAGAGGGTGTCGAGCAGCTGCGGGCCCACCTCGAGCCGATGGGCGCCGAGGTCATCGGGGTGCCGCTGACCAAGGTGCTGCACCTGAAGTCGGCGGTGACCGCGCTCCCCGACGGCACCGTGATCGGTTATCCCCCGCTGGTGGACGATCCTGGCGTGTGGGGTGAGAAGTTCCTGGCCGTCACCGAGGAGCCCGGCTCACACGTGGTGCTGCTGGCCGACGATCTGCTGCTGATGTCGTCGTCGGCGCCGCTGACCGCCGAGATGCTGCGCGCCGCCGGCTATCGCGTTGTGACGGTGGACATCTCCGAGTACGAGAAGCTCGAGGGTTGCGTCACCTGCCTGTCGGTTCGGCTGCGGGGACGCCCGAGCGACTAA
- the groES gene encoding co-chaperone GroES has translation MASVNIKPLEDKILVQANEAETTTASGLVIPDTAKEKPQEGTVVAVGPGRWNEDGDERIPLDVSEGDVVIYSKYGGTEIKYGGQEYLILSARDVLAVISK, from the coding sequence GTGGCGAGCGTGAACATCAAGCCGCTCGAGGACAAGATCCTCGTTCAGGCCAACGAGGCCGAGACCACCACCGCGTCCGGCCTGGTCATCCCCGACACCGCCAAGGAGAAGCCGCAGGAAGGCACCGTCGTCGCAGTTGGCCCCGGCCGCTGGAATGAGGACGGCGACGAGCGGATTCCGCTGGACGTGTCGGAGGGCGACGTTGTCATCTACAGCAAGTACGGCGGCACCGAGATCAAGTACGGCGGTCAGGAATACCTGATCCTGTCGGCTCGCGACGTGCTGGCTGTCATCTCCAAGTAA
- a CDS encoding sigma-70 family RNA polymerase sigma factor: MTIPGERLDAAVAEAVAGDRNALREVLETIRPVVVRYCRARIGTAERSGLSADDVAQEVCLAAMMALPRYQDQGRPFLAFVYGIAAHKVADAHRASARNKSDPTDEVPERFSLDSGPEQRAIDADAAARMDKLLQILPEKQREILILRVVVGMSAEETAEAVGSTAGAVRVAQHRALAKLRGEVTSTGYGHA; the protein is encoded by the coding sequence ATGACTATTCCAGGAGAGCGTCTCGACGCTGCGGTCGCTGAAGCGGTCGCCGGCGATCGAAATGCCCTTCGGGAAGTGCTGGAGACCATCCGCCCCGTTGTAGTCCGGTATTGCCGGGCGCGCATCGGCACCGCGGAGCGCAGCGGTCTCTCAGCTGATGACGTCGCACAGGAGGTTTGCTTGGCCGCCATGATGGCGCTGCCGCGCTACCAGGATCAGGGGAGACCCTTCCTGGCCTTCGTGTACGGCATTGCAGCGCACAAGGTCGCCGACGCCCACCGGGCCTCGGCCCGCAACAAATCCGACCCCACCGACGAGGTGCCGGAGCGGTTCTCCCTGGATTCCGGGCCCGAACAGCGGGCGATCGACGCTGACGCCGCGGCCCGGATGGACAAACTGCTGCAGATCCTGCCGGAGAAGCAGCGCGAGATCCTGATCCTGCGGGTGGTGGTCGGAATGTCGGCGGAGGAAACCGCCGAAGCGGTTGGCAGCACCGCCGGCGCGGTGCGGGTCGCCCAGCACCGCGCGCTGGCGAAGCTGCGCGGAGAAGTCACGTCGACGGGATATGGCCATGCCTGA
- a CDS encoding type II toxin-antitoxin system Phd/YefM family antitoxin codes for MRTITSTEAKAKLNAVLSEIQKSGSPITITSHGRPVAVITPVTPRVRTFGQLPGLEIPDDFDAPLPEDEIAAWEVAES; via the coding sequence ATGCGCACCATCACGAGCACCGAAGCGAAGGCGAAGTTGAATGCTGTGCTGTCCGAGATCCAGAAAAGCGGGAGTCCGATCACCATCACGTCACACGGTCGGCCGGTCGCGGTGATCACCCCCGTGACACCACGAGTGCGGACGTTTGGCCAGCTTCCCGGCCTTGAGATTCCCGATGACTTCGACGCCCCTCTCCCCGAGGACGAGATCGCCGCGTGGGAAGTCGCCGAATCATGA
- a CDS encoding WhiB family transcriptional regulator: protein MPQLQQLPGPNADIWDWQMKGVCRGVESSVFFHPDGERGRARTARENRAKELCRQCPVITQCRSHALSVGEPYGIWGGLSESERELMLKRGIRRTA, encoded by the coding sequence ATGCCACAGCTTCAGCAACTTCCGGGACCCAACGCCGACATCTGGGACTGGCAGATGAAGGGCGTGTGCCGGGGCGTCGAGTCCTCGGTGTTCTTCCATCCCGACGGCGAGCGGGGCCGGGCCCGCACCGCCCGCGAGAACCGCGCCAAGGAACTGTGCCGGCAGTGCCCGGTGATCACCCAGTGCCGCAGCCACGCGCTGTCGGTCGGCGAGCCGTACGGGATCTGGGGCGGACTCAGCGAATCCGAGCGTGAGCTGATGCTCAAGCGCGGTATCCGTCGCACCGCCTGA
- a CDS encoding type II toxin-antitoxin system VapC family toxin: MTSILLDTNALLWLVKSPELVAQPALEAIGNPANELYVSAASAWEISIKTRLGRFDGSGILSGWSDTLAAMAAQDLAMDSADATLAGQLNWNHRDPFDRMIVAQATRRGLAIATSDRTIRDGAMTPIIATK, translated from the coding sequence ATGACCTCCATCCTTCTCGACACCAACGCACTGCTCTGGTTGGTGAAATCGCCCGAGTTGGTGGCGCAACCAGCGCTGGAGGCGATCGGGAATCCCGCGAATGAGCTGTACGTCTCAGCAGCGTCGGCGTGGGAGATTTCCATCAAGACCCGACTGGGACGGTTCGACGGGTCGGGCATCCTGTCGGGTTGGTCCGACACTCTCGCAGCGATGGCAGCCCAAGACCTGGCCATGGACTCGGCGGACGCCACGCTGGCGGGGCAGCTGAATTGGAACCATCGCGATCCGTTCGACCGGATGATCGTCGCCCAAGCAACGCGGCGCGGGTTGGCGATCGCCACGAGCGATCGGACCATCCGGGACGGAGCGATGACTCCGATCATCGCGACGAAGTAA